ACTTGCGGGTGAGCTGCGACATCAGCGGTTCGTCGAACTGCCGGGTGTAGGTGAGCGCGACGACGTCGGGCGCTTCGGTGGCCGGCAGCGGGAACAGTGAGCGCGCCAGCAGCGACCCGGGCCGGGCGAGCAGGTCCAGGACGGCTCCGGACTCCTGCAGGACGCCGGATTCCATGATGGCCGCGGAGTCGCAGATCCGCTTGATCACGTCCATCTCGTGCGTGATCAGCAGGATGGTCAGGTCCAGCTCGCGGTTGAGGTCGCGCAGCAGTTCCAGGATGGACTCGGTGGTCTGCGGGTCGAGCGCCGAGGTGGCCTCGTCCGACAGCAGCACCTTGGGGCGGGAGGCCAGCGCGCGGGCGATGCCGACCCGCTGCTTCTGCCCGCCCGACAACTGCGCCGGGTAGGCCTTGGCCTTGTCGGCCAGACCGACCAGCTCCAGCAGCTCGCCGACGCGGCGCCTGCGCTCGCCCCTCGACGCTCCGGCGATCTCCAGCGGGAACGCCACGTTGGCCGCGACGGTGCGCGACGACAGCAGCGCGAAGTGCTGGTGCACCATCCCGATCCCGCGCCGGGCCGCGCGCAGCCGCGCGCCGCTCAGCGAGGTGAGCTCGGCGCCGTCCACCGCGACGGTGCCCCCGGTCGGGCGCTCCAGCAGGTTCACGCAGCGCAGCAGCGTGCTCTTGCCCGCGCCGCTCTGGCCCACGACGCCGTAGATCTCGCCCTGCCGGACATGCAGGTCGACACCGTCGAGCGCGTGCACCTCACGGTCCTTCAACCGGTAGACCTTGCGCAGGCCCACAGCGTCTATCACTGGCTTCCTCGAAGGGTTGCGGGGTTCCTCGTGAGAACCCGTGGGGCCGTGGCCGCCGGAGTCACCACGGGGGTCGTGGCGAGAGTGCGGCCCGTCCCTACTACGGACGGTTTTATGAATCGGCGTGGGCCGCCTGCAGAGCGCGGGCCTACGACGGGCCCGCGCTCTCGCGGCGGCCCCTCTTCTGACCCGCTGCGCGGCTCGGGCCGCGCGGCTCAGCGGCGCGTCGGACGGCAGCGGCTCGCGGGCCGGCGACAGGACCGGCGGGGGGACGCGGGCATTCGGCCGGACCCCGCCGCGGTGCGCGGGTCCACGCTGCTCAACCGATCGCCGTTCACGTTCCTGCACAACCATTTCCGACGTGCGCCCATTTCGGCCGGGCGCGGGGAATCACGGGGAGGCGGGGTAACCCTCGCCACAAACCACACTTTACCAGTAGGAAAATGTGGCCGACCTCTCTCTCAGCCGACGCCGCCGGCGCATCAGTCCCGCGTGCGCTCGGCGGCCCCGGGCCCCGACGCCCTCCTACTCCACAGGTTGGCGAGGAAGGCCCCCACCAGGCCGGCCATGACGACGAGGGCCATCCCCATGGCACTGTCCTCGCCGGCCAGTCCCACCAGCGGGGAGGCCGTCGCGCCGATCAGGAACTGCACCGTTCCCAGCAGCGCGGAGGCGCTGCCGGCGTTGAGCGGGTAGCGCCCCAGCGCCAGTGACGTCGTGTTGGGCATCGTGAAGCTCAGGCTGCACATGATCACGAACAGCAGCGCGCACGTGAAGGCGAACGGCAGTCCCGCGACGGTCACCAGCAGCAGGCCCACCCCCGACGCCGCGGCGACGGACAGCACCACCGTGAGCACCGAGCGCTCGCTGACCCTGCCCGCCAGGAAACCGTTGACCTGACTGAACACCACCATGCCCAGGCCGTTGAGCCCGAACAGCAGGCTGAACGCCTGCGCCGACACGCCGTAGACGTTCTGGGCGACGAAGGAGAAGCCCGAGACGTAGCCGAACAGGCCGACCGAGGCCAGCGCCTGGGTGAGCATCAACGCCAGGAAGACGGGGTCGCGCAGCAGCCGGGCGAAGACGCCGACGACCGCGAGCGGACCGTCGCCGCGCCGCTTCTCCGGCGGCAGCGACTCCTTCAGCACGACCCAGGCCAGCGCGAAGAGCAGCACGCCGAGGACCGCCAGCGTGACGAAGATGCCGCGCCACGAGGTGACCAGCATGAGCTGGCCGCCGAAGACCGGCGCGAGGATCGGGGCCAGGCCGATGATGAGCATGAGGCGGGAGAACAGCCGGGTCGCCGCGGGACCGGAGTAGATGTCGCGCACCATCGCCCGCGCGATCACCATGCCGGCCGCGCCCGCCACGCCCTGGAGGAAGCGCAGGCCGGTCAGCGCCTCGACGGCCGGGGCGAACGCGCACAGCAGGGAGATGACCGAGTAGCAGGCCGTGCCGATGAGCAGCGGCCGCCGCCGGCCGACCGAGTCGCTGAGGGGGCCGATGACGAGCTGCCCCAGCGCCAGCCCCACCAGGCACGCGGTCAGCGTGAGCTGCACCTGCGGGGCCCCCGTCGCCAGGTCCCGGCTGAGCTCGGGAAAGGCCGGGAGGTACATGTCGATCGAGAGCGGTCCGACCGCGGTGAGCGCCCCCAGGCCGACGACCAGGATCGCACCGGACCGGCGCGCGGCCGCGCCCCCGGCGGTCAACGGAAGGCCCCGCGCACCCCGCGCATCGAACGATCCGAAGATCCCATGTTTTACCCCGCTGTCCTGTCCGGCTCGGTCCTGACCAGGTCCACCAGAGCGCAGCGCGGGTACGGACCGGATTGTTCCCGCGTCGGGGTCACGAGATGGTCTCGCCCCCTCGGGGGCGCGGAGGATGAGCGGTCCGCCCACGTGAGGGCACTCGGTCCGACACCATTGTGATGCAGGCCATGTCGGCTGTCCCCGTCTGTTTGCCAGGCCATCTAGACTCAACCCGGCAGCACCGGTCCCCCAGCCGGCACGGCCTGCGGCCCACTGCCCGACCGACGCGGATCGGCGGTGAAGCCGGACCAAGCGCTCGAAGTGCGACCATCGGCACGGGGCACCGCGCCTCCCGGAACGCGCCCGCACCCCGGTGGAGGCCACCGCGCACGAGCGGTTCGAGCGACGAGCAGATCCTTCGGAAGGCCCCGCCCGCCACTGGGGTCCCCGCGCCGATTGAGGAGCTAGTGAGAGTGGAGCCCGATCGTTCGACCGGCGACGGTCGTGACCGCTACGCCGACTTCTGGGCGCCCGATCCGCCGTCCTGGACCTGGCGCGGCGCCGCCGCGGCCGTGTTCGGCCCGTCCGCGCCGAGGGCGCCGCGCGGCCGGCGGGCCGCCGCGCTCGCCGCGGCCCTGCTGGTCTCCCTCATCGGCCTCCCCGCCCCCGCGAGCACGGCGAGCCCGATGGCGCCGACCGAGAGCCTGGACTCCCTCCTGGAGAGGGCCGACGCGCTGAGCGAGGACTACAACGGCGAGCTGCGCGACATGGAGGGCGTCATCGCCGACGCCGAGAAGGCGGAGGAGCGCGCGGACAAGACCCGGGAAGAGGTCGACGCCGCCCGCGAGCAGGTCCAGCAACTGGCGGTGGCCAGCTACCAGACCGGCGGCCTGGAACCCGCGCTGACCCTGTTCGTGGAGGAGGACCCGCAGGACATCATCGACCGCGCGGTGCTGGTGGACCACCTCTCCAACGCCAACCAGGACCGGATCGATCAGCTCCAGCAGGCCATCAAGCGCGACGAGAAGGCCCAGGACAACGCCCAGGAGAAGGTCGACCAGGTGCAGGAGGACCTGGACGCGCTGGAGGCGCAGCGCGAGGAGGTCCAGGCGATGATCGCCGACTACCCGGTCCAGGAGATGGGCGGCCCCGACAACCTCACGCCCCGGACCCGGCAGATGAAGGAGATCATCATCGAGGAGTTCGGCGAGAACACGGCCAACGGCGGCGTCGGGTGCTACCGGGCCGTCGGCGGCTGGGTCGTCGGCGAGCATCCCAAGGGCCGGGCGTGCGACTTCATGGTGGACAAGAACGGCCAGATGCCGTCACAGGAGCAGATCGAGCACGGCCAGGCGATCGCCGACTGGGCCCAGGACAACGCCGAGCGCCTGGGGATCATGTACATCATCTACCGGCAGCAGATCTGGGACATCCGCCGCGGTGGCGAAGGCTGGCGCGACATGGCCGACCGGGGCAGCATCACCGAGAACCACTTCGACCACGTGCACATCTCGATGTTCTAGTTCTGCGCCGATCCCGACCTTGTCGGGGTTATCGCAGCGTTTTCAGGGCCCATAAGGTCAACTCGGGTTTCAACCTCGGCCACTGGGGGTCGTTGACACCAGCCCCAGGAGGAATCCGCGGTGACCGGGCGATCCTCTCGCGCGGCCGCGCGCCGTCCCTCCTGGGGCGGGCCTTCAAAACCCCCTGGGGTCGAGGTGCGCGCGCCCGCCCGGTCCCCTACGAGCCGCCGGTGAAGATCGGCGCGTACATCATGGTCATGCACCCGGCCGCGACCGCGAGCACGGCGGCGATCGCGGCGAGGAAGACCAGCCAGGCGAGAGGGCCGCGCTTGGGAGGCTGGGCCGACGGCCGGGGTTCGGGCGAAGACGACATGGCCGTTCCTTCGTGTCGCGCGTGCGTCGGGGACGCCCTCGACGGGCGTCGGGGTCAACTCTAGGCTCTGCGGGCGTCCGCGGCCCGGGAACGCCGGGGAGGCGGTTTCGATCCCGCAACGATCCCGGGCCGCCGGTGCGAGGGACCGCGCGCGGCCCCGCCACCCCCTGGAACGCCGCCGGAGGGCGCTCTTCACCTTCTTCGCCCGGGTATCCGCAGGGCAGGGCCGTGTTCCCATGGCACGTTCTCGCCACGGAAAGGTGACGATCCATCATTTTTCGCCCCGGAGCGCCTGCCGAAGGCGCGCGCCGTACAGCTAGGATTTCAGATCTCGCGTTCCTTTGATGAGAACCGCCACCGGCCGACACCGGCGCGGCCCTCCATCGAGCGTAGCGCCGGGGGCCCTGCCCACCATCCGCTTTCGCCACGACCGCGGCAACCGGGAACCGGATCACTCCGGCGCATCCCACCCGATGCCCCGCGAGCGGACGAACAGGGGGTGCGGGCGGGGGCAAGTCATTCGGATGGAACCGTGAACGCGCCGACGCGCGTCCGAGCACTGATTAGAACGCAGCTGGCGCGAGGGGAGTCATGAGCGACAACGGACCCTACACACAGCCACCGCAGTACCCCGGTGGCGAGGGCAACTCTGGAGGACAGCCGGGGCCGTACGGAGGCGCCTACGGCCAGTCCGGTCCCGGTCAGCCCGGTCCGGGCGACCCCAACGCCGGCCAGCCGCAGTACCCGAGCGGTCCGTACCAGGCCCCCTACGGCGACCCCAACCAGGCTCCCTACGGCGACCCCAACGCCGGCCAGCCGCAGTACCAGCAGCAGGGCCCCTACGGCCCCGGCCCGCAGGGCCCGGGCGGACCGCAGTTCCAGCAGCCCCAGGACCAGCAGATGTTCCAGGGCGGCCAGCCTCCCTACGGCCCCGGAGGACCGGGCGGTCCCGGGGGTCCGGGCGGCCCCGGTGACATGCCCGGCTACCCGGCCCCCCGCAAGAGCAGCGCCGGCATGTGGATCGTCATCGCCGGCGGCGCCGTCATCGTCGTACTGGTGATCGCGGTCCTGGTGATGCTGGTGGTCAACAACTCCGGCTCCGACACCGCCGACACCGGTGGGGGCGGCAGCGCCGGCGGCGGTGGCGGCCAGGAGCAGGAGGCCGATGCCCCGCCGGAGGAGGAAGAGGACCAGGGCACCGACTCCGCGAGCGGCGAGCCCCCCTACGCGCTGCCCGAGGACCCCTGCTCGGCGTTCACCGACGAGAAGCTCGCCGAGTTCGAGGCCACCGACGGCAGCAAGAGCATCACCGACTCCTCGGCCTCGTGCACGTGGTCGACCGTCAACGCCGACGACGAGTACGGCTCCCTCACCGTGCGCTACGAGGTCCCCTACTCCGGCTCCGACTCCGTCGAGGCCGCCAAGAGCGACTACCAGACCAACCTGGACCTCGCCACCGACGAGGAGAGCTCCGTCTTCGAGCTGGAGGTCCTGGAGAACCGGGAGCAGAACCTCGGTGACGAGTCGGCGCTGGTCTTCGCCACCCAGGAGGTCGTCGGGACGTCGTCGGTCTCGACCCTGCTGATCCGGCAGGACAACATGAACATCACCGTCGACTGGAGCGTCAACTCCAGCGGCTTCGAGAGCGGCGCCGAGCCCCCGCAGGAGTTCTCCGAGGTCGAGGACGCGCTCCCGGACCTGGGCAAGCAGGCCCTCAACATCGTGGGCTCCGCCTGACCCGGATCCCCGCGGGGACGACCGTCCAGGACTCGGCGAACGGGGGCGTGCGGAGAAGAACCGCACGCCCCCGTTCTCGTGTCCCGGTCCGACTCCGCACGGTGACTGACAACGTTGTCAATCGCGCTTCCGCCGGTCATACTCACGATTGGGGCCGGGATCCGGCCCGACGCGTTCGCCGCGCGATCCGCGCAGTGAGGGACGGGGACAGAGCCGACGGGGGGCATCCGGCGTGGAAACGAAGCGGCCTCGGCTCGGCGCCGCCCAGCGGCCGACCATGAAGGACGTCGCCCATGAGGCGGGGGTCGGGCTCAAGACCGTCTCGCGCGTGGTCAACGGCGAATCCGGCGTCTCCGAGGCGACGGTGGACCGGGTGCGCGAGGTCATCGCCCGGCTCGGCTACCGCAGGGACGACGCGGCGCGCGGGCTGCGCAACGGCCATGTGGCCTCCATCGGGCTGATCCTGGAGGACACCACCGACCCGTTCTACGCCCAGTTGGTCGGCGCCGTGCAGACGGTGGCCCAGGAGCACGGCATGCTGGCCCTGACCGGAGCCTCCGACGAGGACCCCGACTACGAGCGCGACCTCGGTCTGGCCCTGTGCGCGCGCCGGGTCCAGGGGCTCGTCATCGTGCCGGCCCCCGGTTCGCGCCACGACTACCTGGAGCCCGAACTCGCCGCGGGGATGGCCGTCGTGTTCGTGGACCGGCCGCCGATCGGGCTGGCGGCCGACACCGTGCTCGCCGACAGCCGGGGCGGCGCGCGCGGCGCCGTCGGGCACCTGGTCGAGCGGGGCCACCGCCGGATCGGCTTCCTCGGCGACTCCCCCGGCATCTACACCGCCGGCGAACGGCTGCTCGGCTACCGCGAGGCGCTCGCGGCGGCCGGCCTGCCCCGCGACGACGCGCTCGTCGCGATGGGCCCGCCGAGTCCGGACGCGCTCGGTGCCGCGCTGGCCGCGCTCATGGCGCTGCCGGACCCGCCGACCGCCCTGTTCACCGGAAACAACCGCACGACCGTCGAGACGCTGCGGATCCTGGCACGCCGGGAGGAGCGTCCGGCCCTGGTCGGGTTCGACGACTTCGAGCTCGCCGACCTGATGACGCCTCCGGTCACCGTCGTCGCCCAGGACCCCGTGGGCATGGGGCGGGCCGCCGCGCGGCTGCTGTTCCAGCGGCTGGCCGGCGACCGCTCCCCCGCCCGGCGGCTGGAGCTGGCGACCCGCCTCATCGCGCGCGGCTCCGGTGAACGACGACCGGCCGGGCTGCCGGGAGAGCCCCGCGACCGTGCATGATGGTGTGCGCCCGTGCACGCCCCCTGGAAAGGACGCCCGTTGATCACCGTCGTCGGCGAAGCACTGATCGACCTCATCAGCGCCGAGAGCGGCACCTACCGCTCGGCACCCGGTGGAGCCCCGGCCAACACCGCCGTGGCGCTGGCCCGGCTCGGCGTGCCGGTGTCGCTGCTGGCCCGGATCGGTTCCGACCGCTTCGGCCGGCAACTGCGCTCCTACGTCGGCTCGCGCGGCGTCGACACCCGCGACCTGGTGGCGGCGCAGGAGGCGAGCACGCTGGCCATCGCCAACCTGGACGGGTACGGCCACGCCGAGTACGACTTCTACGTCCGCGGCACCGCCGACTGGCAGTGGGATCCCGCGGAGCTGCCCGACCCGATCGGCGCGGACGTCACGGCGCTGCACGTGGGCTCCCTGGCGCTGGCCATGGCCCCCGGCGCGGACGTGCTGGAGGAGTGGGTCGCCCGGCAGCGCGAGCGCGTCGTCGTCGGCTACGACCCCAACATCCGCCCGGCGCTGGCCGGGGAGCGCGCGGCCGAGCGCGCCAGGGTGGAGCGCCAGATCGCACTGGCCGACGTGGTGAAGGCCAGCGACGATGACGTGTACTGGCTGTACTCCGAGAACCGCCCGCCGCGGCCGCAGGACGCCCCCGAGGCCGACGGCGCGGCGGCCCCGGTCGGCGCCGACCCCTTCCTGGAGGAGGCCGCCCGCTCCTGGCTCGCGCTCGGACCGGCCGTCGTCGCCGTCACCCGCGGCGCCGCCGGGACCCTCGTCATCGGGCGCGGCGCTGCGGCGCCGATGTACCTCACGCCCGAGCCCATCGAGATCGTGGACACCGTGGGCGCGGGGGACGCCTTCAACGCCGGGCTGCTGGACGCGCTGGGCCAGGCCGGCGCGCTGGGGGCGGCGGGCCGGGCCCGGCTGGCCGCGCTGACGCCCGACGAGCTCGCCGTCTGCGTCGGCCACGCCCAGCGCGTGGCCGCGCACGCCTGCCGCCGCGTGGGCGCCGACCCCGGTGAGCTGGAGCCGGCGCCGCTGGAGTTCCCCGGTCGCGGTGCTACCCCTTGAGCGCGCCGGCCATGAGGCCCCGCATGAAGTAGCGGCCGAGCAGCAGGTAGATCACCAGCGTCGGCAGCGACGCCAGCAGCGCTCCGGCCATCTGCTCGTTGTAGGGGACGGCGGCCGAGCCGGAGCCGGCGATGTTGTTGAGCTGCACCGTGACCGGCCAGCTGCTCGGTCCGGTGAGGAACACCGCGAACAGGAAGTCGTTCCACGCCGAGGTGAACTGCCAGATCAGCGTCACCGCGAACGCGGGGGCCGAGACCGGCAGGATGATCCAGGCGTAGGTCCGCAGGATGCCGGCCCCGTCGACGCGGCCGGCCTCGACGATGCCGTCGGGGATGGCCGCGTAGAAGTTGCGGAAGATCAGCGTGCAGATCGGGATGCCGTAGACGACGTGCGCGAGGACCAGCGGGAACACCCCGCCCATCAGGTTCGCCGACACCAGCATCTGCTGCAGCGGGATCATCACCGCCTGGTAGGGGATGAACATCCCGAACAGGAACAGCGTGAACACCAGGTCGGCGTAGGGGAAGCGCCACTTCGCCAGCACGTAGCCGTTCAGGGAGCCCAGCACGGCGGAGATGATCGAGCTGGGCACCACCACCCGCACGCTGTTCCACAGCGCGGGCGAGAGCTCACCCCAGACGGTGATCCAGTTGTCCACCGTCCAGGTCTGCGGCAGCAGCCACGCCTGGTCGGCCGTCGCCTCGGAGAACGGCTTGAAGCCGGTCACCAGCAGCATGTACATCGGCAGCAGGAAGACCACCGCGATGACGAGCAGCACGGTGAACCTGACCGCCTGGGCGTAGCGGCCGGCGGCGACCGCGCGCGGCGCCGGCCCGGGGACGGATGTCCTGGTCGCCATTACCTGCCCTCGCTCCGTTCCTTGCGGATCGTCCAGATCAGATACGGGATGACGACCGCGGCGACCGCCAAGAGCATGTAGGAGGCGATCGTGGCGCCCTTGGCGGGGTCGCGCACCTCGAACACCATGTCGAACATGAAGATCGCGGGGACGTCGGTGATGATCTGCTTGCCCGCGACGGCGATGATGAGGTCGAAGACCTTGAGCGACATGTGGCCGAGGATGATCACCGCCGACAGCAGCACCGGCCGCAACTGCGGGATGACGACCTTCCAGTAGACCTGCCACTCCGAGCAGCCGTCGACCCTGGCGGCCTCCCGCAGGTCCTCGGGGACCCCGCGGAAACCCGCGAGGAACAGCGCCATGATGTAGCCGGACAGCTGCCAGATCGCCGGGAGGCCCATCGCGGCCATGCCGAAGTCCGGACTGGTCCACCAGTCGTTGACCAGGGAGTCCAGGCCGAGGTTGGCGAACAGCGCGTTCAGGCCGGTGGCGCGCTCGGCCGGTGCCGGGTTCATCAGCCAGCGCCACACCAGGCCGGTGGCGATGAAGGAGACCGCCATGGGCGCCAGGTAGATCGTCCGCAGCGCGGCCTCGCCCTTGATGCCCTTGTCCAGGAGCAGGCCGAGCAGCCAGCCCAGGACGAGGGCGCCGCCGACGAAGACGACCGTGAAGACGATCGCGTTGCCGACCGCGTTGGTCCAGCGCGGCTCGCTCCACAGGTCGATGAAGTTGGCCAGGCCGACGAAGGCGCCGTCCTGGATCGGTTTGTGCTTGTCACTCAGGGCGAGCTGGAAGTTCCAACCGATCATCCCGTAGACGAAGACCCCGATCAGGATGATCGACGGGGACACCAGCAGCAGCCCCGGCAGCCAGGTGCGTGCGCGCCGCACGGCCACCCCCTTCTCGTTGCGCCGCACCGCCCCGGGCGGCCCCGCCGCTTCCGGCGGGACCGCCCGGGGACCGGGCCGCTGTTTACGCCTGGGCCGCGCTGTCGAGCGCGCCCTGCAGCGTGTCGAGGTCGCCGTCCTGCAGGTAGAGGCCGAGCGCGGTGTCGATGTCGGACTTCCAGCGGTTGTTCACCGTCACGCCGTGCCAGAAGGAGCCGGCGAGCTCGTCGCTCTTCCACTGCTCCATGGCCTCGGTGAGGTACTGGCTGTCGGCGTACCGGGCCGGGTCGCCGTCGGTGCGCGCAGGGATGGAGCCCTTGAGCGGGTTGAAGATGTCCTGGCCCTCCTGGCTGGAGACCAGCTCCAGCCACGTCAGGGCCGCCTCCTGGTTGGGCGCGCCCTCCGGCAGCGTGAAGCTGTCGGAGAGCCACATGTAGGCGCCGTCGGTGCCGGGCGAGGGCGCCCAGGCGAAGTCCTCGCCCTCGGTCATGCCCAGGTCGTTGACGAAGTAGCCGGCGGCCCAGTCGCCCATGATGTTGAACGCGGCCTCGCCGTCGACGACCCGCTTGCTGGCCTCCTGCCAGTCCTCCGAGGCCGACTCCTCCTGGGAGTACTGCAGGATCTCGTCGAACCTCTCCAGCGCGGTCTGGACCTCGGGGGTGCTCCAGTCGGCGCCCGGCTCCCACAGCGCGTTGTAGGCCTCGACGCCCAGTTCCCCGAGCAGGACGCTCTCCAGCAGGTGGTCGACGGTCCACTGCGCGCCGACGGCCAGCGGGATGACGTCGGTCTCCTCCTCGATCGTCCGGAGGTCGTCGATGAACTCGTCCAGCGTCTCCGGGGCGCCGTCGACGCCGGCCTCATCCAGGACGGAGGGGTTGTACCAGAGCACGTTGGAGCGGTGCACGTTGACCGGCACCGAGTAGATGCTGCCGTCGTAGCTGATCTGGTCGATGAGCTGCTCGGGGTAGGCCTCGCGCAGCCCGTGCTCGTCGTAGAAGTCGTCCAGCGGCTGGAGGTAGCCGGCCTCGATGTAGTCCTGCAGCTCGGCGCCCGCGTGGCCCTGGAAGGAGTCCGGCGGGTCCTGGCTCTGCAGCCGCCCCTCCAGGACGGCCTGGGCGTTGGTGCCGGAGCCGCCGGCCACGGCGGCGTTGACGAACTCGATGTCGGGGTTGTCCTCCTGGAACTTCTCGATCAGCGCGTTGAGGCCGGCCTCCTCGCCGCCTCCGGTCCACCAGGAGAAGACCTCGACCTGGGTGTTGCCGCCGCCGTCACCGCCTCCGCCCCCGCAGCCGGTGGCGGCCAGGACACCGGTGAGGGCGGCCGCTCCGGCCACCTTCCAGCGTGCTCGCATAGCAGTTCCCTTCCGGCGGCCGCGCCTTCGCGCGGCACGACTACGCCGTTCTCCGCATGCGGCCATGACCTGCGGGTCCACCGGGTGTCACGGGATACGGCAACCTGACGTGACACAGGTCATGACAACGTTGTCAATGGACATATCCAGTCATCTCCGAACAGTTTCTGTCAAGGCGTGCGCGGATAACGTCTCGGCATACCAGAAGGCGTCCCCGATGACCTGGGGCGATCCGGGCGGCCACCGAAAAAACGGGGCGAAGGGGCCGGGATCGAAAGAAGTCCGAAGAGGAGAGCTAGAGGATGCTGCCCTCGTGCCGCAGCAGCCACTCCTTGCGGGGCAGCCCGTAGCCGTAGTGGTGCAGCGATCCGCCGGCGGCCACCACGCGGTGGCAGGGCACGATGGGCGCCACCAGGTTGCCGGCGCAGGCGCCCCCGGCGACGCGCGCGGCCGAGGCCGGCAGTCCGGCCGCCGTGGCCAGGCCGCCGTAGCTGACGGTGCCGCCGGCCCGCACCTCGCGCATGACCGCCCACAACCGCTCCCTCGTCGGCGTGGACGGCTGGTGGACGGGGATGTCGTCGAAGGCGTCGATCTCACCCTCGAAGTAGCGGCGCACCGCCGCGCCGATCGCGCCGAGGTCGGTCACCTCCGTCAGCGGCTCGCGCAGCGAGGGGTGCAGGTCGCGG
This sequence is a window from Spinactinospora alkalitolerans. Protein-coding genes within it:
- a CDS encoding LacI family DNA-binding transcriptional regulator, with protein sequence METKRPRLGAAQRPTMKDVAHEAGVGLKTVSRVVNGESGVSEATVDRVREVIARLGYRRDDAARGLRNGHVASIGLILEDTTDPFYAQLVGAVQTVAQEHGMLALTGASDEDPDYERDLGLALCARRVQGLVIVPAPGSRHDYLEPELAAGMAVVFVDRPPIGLAADTVLADSRGGARGAVGHLVERGHRRIGFLGDSPGIYTAGERLLGYREALAAAGLPRDDALVAMGPPSPDALGAALAALMALPDPPTALFTGNNRTTVETLRILARREERPALVGFDDFELADLMTPPVTVVAQDPVGMGRAAARLLFQRLAGDRSPARRLELATRLIARGSGERRPAGLPGEPRDRA
- a CDS encoding multidrug effflux MFS transporter, whose translation is MTAGGAAARRSGAILVVGLGALTAVGPLSIDMYLPAFPELSRDLATGAPQVQLTLTACLVGLALGQLVIGPLSDSVGRRRPLLIGTACYSVISLLCAFAPAVEALTGLRFLQGVAGAAGMVIARAMVRDIYSGPAATRLFSRLMLIIGLAPILAPVFGGQLMLVTSWRGIFVTLAVLGVLLFALAWVVLKESLPPEKRRGDGPLAVVGVFARLLRDPVFLALMLTQALASVGLFGYVSGFSFVAQNVYGVSAQAFSLLFGLNGLGMVVFSQVNGFLAGRVSERSVLTVVLSVAAASGVGLLLVTVAGLPFAFTCALLFVIMCSLSFTMPNTTSLALGRYPLNAGSASALLGTVQFLIGATASPLVGLAGEDSAMGMALVVMAGLVGAFLANLWSRRASGPGAAERTRD
- a CDS encoding carbohydrate ABC transporter permease; the encoded protein is MATRTSVPGPAPRAVAAGRYAQAVRFTVLLVIAVVFLLPMYMLLVTGFKPFSEATADQAWLLPQTWTVDNWITVWGELSPALWNSVRVVVPSSIISAVLGSLNGYVLAKWRFPYADLVFTLFLFGMFIPYQAVMIPLQQMLVSANLMGGVFPLVLAHVVYGIPICTLIFRNFYAAIPDGIVEAGRVDGAGILRTYAWIILPVSAPAFAVTLIWQFTSAWNDFLFAVFLTGPSSWPVTVQLNNIAGSGSAAVPYNEQMAGALLASLPTLVIYLLLGRYFMRGLMAGALKG
- a CDS encoding methionine ABC transporter ATP-binding protein, coding for MGLRKVYRLKDREVHALDGVDLHVRQGEIYGVVGQSGAGKSTLLRCVNLLERPTGGTVAVDGAELTSLSGARLRAARRGIGMVHQHFALLSSRTVAANVAFPLEIAGASRGERRRRVGELLELVGLADKAKAYPAQLSGGQKQRVGIARALASRPKVLLSDEATSALDPQTTESILELLRDLNRELDLTILLITHEMDVIKRICDSAAIMESGVLQESGAVLDLLARPGSLLARSLFPLPATEAPDVVALTYTRQFDEPLMSQLTRKFDVDVNVLGGAVETVSRSSVGRLNVQIQGANRDAALDYLVDKGLLVEVPA
- a CDS encoding coiled-coil domain-containing protein, giving the protein MRVEPDRSTGDGRDRYADFWAPDPPSWTWRGAAAAVFGPSAPRAPRGRRAAALAAALLVSLIGLPAPASTASPMAPTESLDSLLERADALSEDYNGELRDMEGVIADAEKAEERADKTREEVDAAREQVQQLAVASYQTGGLEPALTLFVEEDPQDIIDRAVLVDHLSNANQDRIDQLQQAIKRDEKAQDNAQEKVDQVQEDLDALEAQREEVQAMIADYPVQEMGGPDNLTPRTRQMKEIIIEEFGENTANGGVGCYRAVGGWVVGEHPKGRACDFMVDKNGQMPSQEQIEHGQAIADWAQDNAERLGIMYIIYRQQIWDIRRGGEGWRDMADRGSITENHFDHVHISMF
- a CDS encoding methylated-DNA--[protein]-cysteine S-methyltransferase, producing the protein MIKALVMETPIGALSLLERQGCCVGAGFHADPARLHRDLHPSLREPLTEVTDLGAIGAAVRRYFEGEIDAFDDIPVHQPSTPTRERLWAVMREVRAGGTVSYGGLATAAGLPASAARVAGGACAGNLVAPIVPCHRVVAAGGSLHHYGYGLPRKEWLLRHEGSIL
- a CDS encoding carbohydrate ABC transporter permease — encoded protein: MRRARTWLPGLLLVSPSIILIGVFVYGMIGWNFQLALSDKHKPIQDGAFVGLANFIDLWSEPRWTNAVGNAIVFTVVFVGGALVLGWLLGLLLDKGIKGEAALRTIYLAPMAVSFIATGLVWRWLMNPAPAERATGLNALFANLGLDSLVNDWWTSPDFGMAAMGLPAIWQLSGYIMALFLAGFRGVPEDLREAARVDGCSEWQVYWKVVIPQLRPVLLSAVIILGHMSLKVFDLIIAVAGKQIITDVPAIFMFDMVFEVRDPAKGATIASYMLLAVAAVVIPYLIWTIRKERSEGR
- a CDS encoding carbohydrate kinase family protein; its protein translation is MITVVGEALIDLISAESGTYRSAPGGAPANTAVALARLGVPVSLLARIGSDRFGRQLRSYVGSRGVDTRDLVAAQEASTLAIANLDGYGHAEYDFYVRGTADWQWDPAELPDPIGADVTALHVGSLALAMAPGADVLEEWVARQRERVVVGYDPNIRPALAGERAAERARVERQIALADVVKASDDDVYWLYSENRPPRPQDAPEADGAAAPVGADPFLEEAARSWLALGPAVVAVTRGAAGTLVIGRGAAAPMYLTPEPIEIVDTVGAGDAFNAGLLDALGQAGALGAAGRARLAALTPDELAVCVGHAQRVAAHACRRVGADPGELEPAPLEFPGRGATP
- a CDS encoding ABC transporter substrate-binding protein, with amino-acid sequence MRARWKVAGAAALTGVLAATGCGGGGGDGGGNTQVEVFSWWTGGGEEAGLNALIEKFQEDNPDIEFVNAAVAGGSGTNAQAVLEGRLQSQDPPDSFQGHAGAELQDYIEAGYLQPLDDFYDEHGLREAYPEQLIDQISYDGSIYSVPVNVHRSNVLWYNPSVLDEAGVDGAPETLDEFIDDLRTIEEETDVIPLAVGAQWTVDHLLESVLLGELGVEAYNALWEPGADWSTPEVQTALERFDEILQYSQEESASEDWQEASKRVVDGEAAFNIMGDWAAGYFVNDLGMTEGEDFAWAPSPGTDGAYMWLSDSFTLPEGAPNQEAALTWLELVSSQEGQDIFNPLKGSIPARTDGDPARYADSQYLTEAMEQWKSDELAGSFWHGVTVNNRWKSDIDTALGLYLQDGDLDTLQGALDSAAQA